A single window of Jiangella alkaliphila DNA harbors:
- the nudC gene encoding NAD(+) diphosphatase yields the protein MHEAYVLPGPLALSRSTVDRAADRRADAAWLDSLWADGGTRVLLVGDGTVPVDGAALRFVAPADAPDGDRFLLGLDDGVAYVAVHVGEKPDGAATLREVGAVLGDRDAGLAVHAIALANWHASHPFCPRCGGRTRSEQGGHVRVCEVEGSQHFPRTDPAIIVLVVDQDERCLLGRSAAWPGRRFSTLAGFVEPGETPEHAVVRELFEEVGVLVTSCAYAGAQPWPFPSSLMLGYYATAGGEEPTPDGEEIAEARWFSRDELTAAMESGDVLPPSGISIARKLVEGWYGRPLPVDVSW from the coding sequence GTGCACGAGGCCTACGTCTTGCCCGGACCCCTTGCCCTCTCCCGCTCCACCGTCGACCGCGCCGCGGACCGCCGTGCCGACGCCGCCTGGCTCGACTCGCTGTGGGCCGACGGCGGCACCCGCGTGCTGCTGGTCGGCGACGGCACCGTGCCGGTCGACGGCGCCGCGCTGCGGTTCGTAGCGCCGGCCGACGCGCCTGACGGCGACCGCTTCCTGCTCGGCCTCGACGACGGCGTCGCCTACGTCGCCGTCCACGTGGGGGAGAAGCCGGATGGCGCCGCGACGCTGCGCGAGGTCGGCGCCGTGCTGGGCGACCGCGACGCCGGGCTGGCGGTGCACGCGATCGCGCTGGCGAACTGGCACGCGAGCCACCCGTTCTGCCCGCGCTGCGGCGGCCGTACGCGGTCTGAGCAGGGCGGGCACGTCAGGGTCTGCGAGGTCGAGGGGTCGCAGCACTTCCCGCGTACCGACCCCGCGATCATCGTGCTCGTCGTCGACCAGGACGAGCGCTGCCTGCTGGGCCGCTCGGCGGCCTGGCCGGGCCGCCGGTTCTCGACGCTGGCCGGCTTCGTCGAGCCGGGGGAGACGCCGGAGCACGCCGTCGTCCGCGAGCTGTTCGAGGAGGTGGGCGTCCTGGTGACCTCGTGCGCCTACGCGGGCGCGCAGCCGTGGCCGTTCCCGTCCAGCCTCATGCTCGGCTACTACGCGACGGCCGGCGGCGAGGAGCCGACGCCCGACGGCGAGGAGATCGCCGAGGCGCGCTGGTTCAGCCGCGACGAGCTGACCGCGGCGATGGAGAGCGGCGACGTGCTCCCGCCGAGCGGCATCTCGATCGCCCGGAAGCTGGTCGAGGGCTGGTACGGCCGGCCGCTGCCGGTCGACGTCAGCTGGTGA
- a CDS encoding mycoredoxin yields MSQFTMYSTSWCGYCRRLKSSLNREGIMFDEIDIESHPASADLVMSLNGGNAVVPTLVFADGSSLTNPSPTQVKEKLAAITS; encoded by the coding sequence ATGTCGCAGTTCACGATGTACAGCACCAGTTGGTGCGGCTACTGCCGTCGGCTCAAGTCGTCGCTGAACCGCGAGGGCATCATGTTCGACGAGATCGACATCGAGTCCCACCCGGCCTCCGCCGACCTCGTCATGAGCCTCAACGGCGGCAACGCGGTGGTGCCGACGCTCGTGTTCGCCGACGGCAGCTCGCTGACCAACCCGAGCCCGACGCAGGTCAAGGAGAAGCTGGCCGCCATCACCAGCTGA
- a CDS encoding endonuclease/exonuclease/phosphatase family protein: MSPRRWAWLAASAVLAALLAVVVVWPQALGLAGSYGPAQVVALRGLTVAGGAVAPVLIVALALAIRPARWPLVAVAGVTAAATVFSGVVLLSRGLSSDSVPVADAPGEVRVLAFNTLFDGAGPAVVADLVTATGADVVVLPETSAATTQQAAALTGGDFQVFHHQAGTGITSATGLLVASSLGTYGDPQPDPSGGLGSFTVRPAPGSDGPPITAVHAWPPTADAMARWRDDTVWAVRRCRGTEGAIVAGDFNATLDHPALRSLTPCADAAASRDAAGAGTWPAGWPTWAGAPIDHVLADARAWDVVAFSVLDAAGGSDHRPVLAVLRPAG, encoded by the coding sequence GTGAGCCCCCGCCGCTGGGCGTGGCTCGCGGCGTCGGCGGTGCTCGCCGCGCTGCTGGCGGTCGTCGTCGTGTGGCCGCAGGCGCTCGGCCTGGCCGGCAGCTACGGCCCTGCCCAAGTGGTGGCGCTGCGCGGCCTGACGGTGGCCGGCGGCGCCGTCGCGCCGGTGCTGATCGTGGCGCTGGCGCTGGCGATCCGGCCGGCGCGGTGGCCGCTGGTCGCCGTCGCGGGCGTGACCGCCGCGGCGACGGTGTTCTCGGGCGTCGTGCTGCTGTCGCGCGGGCTCTCGTCCGACTCCGTCCCGGTGGCGGACGCGCCGGGCGAGGTGCGGGTGCTGGCGTTCAACACGCTGTTCGACGGCGCCGGCCCAGCGGTGGTCGCGGACCTGGTGACGGCCACCGGCGCCGACGTCGTCGTGCTGCCCGAGACCTCCGCGGCGACGACGCAACAGGCGGCCGCGCTGACCGGCGGCGACTTCCAGGTCTTCCATCACCAGGCCGGCACCGGCATCACGTCGGCGACGGGCCTGCTGGTGGCGTCGTCGCTGGGGACCTACGGCGACCCGCAGCCGGACCCGTCAGGCGGGCTCGGCTCGTTCACCGTGCGGCCGGCGCCGGGGTCGGACGGCCCGCCGATCACCGCCGTGCACGCCTGGCCACCCACGGCCGACGCGATGGCCCGCTGGCGCGACGACACCGTCTGGGCCGTGCGCCGGTGCAGGGGCACGGAGGGCGCGATCGTCGCCGGCGACTTCAACGCGACGCTGGACCACCCGGCGCTGCGGTCGCTGACACCGTGCGCCGACGCCGCCGCGTCTCGCGATGCGGCGGGTGCCGGCACCTGGCCGGCCGGCTGGCCGACGTGGGCCGGCGCGCCGATCGACCACGTCCTGGCCGACGCCCGCGCCTGGGACGTCGTGGCGTTCAGCGTCCTCGACGCCGCCGGCGGCAGCGACCACCGGCCCGTGCTGGCGGTCCTGCGTCCGGCCGGATGA
- the deoD gene encoding purine-nucleoside phosphorylase: protein MSTHIAAAPGEIAETVLLPGDPLRAEWIAKTYLDDVTCYTQVRNMLGFTGTYRGRRISVQGTGMGQPSISIYVHELLAEYGAKTLVRVGSCGGLLADVAIRDLVIGISAATDSSINALAFDGFHYAPAADFSLVRAYVEKAEAAGARYHVGQLFSTDSFYHARPELRDRLTEYGVMAVEMEAAALYTLAAKFGARAMAVCTVSDNLVTGEETSADERERTFAQMVELALDAVAA from the coding sequence GTGAGCACCCACATTGCCGCCGCGCCCGGCGAGATCGCCGAGACCGTCCTGCTGCCGGGCGACCCGCTCCGCGCCGAGTGGATCGCCAAGACGTACCTCGACGACGTCACCTGCTACACGCAGGTGCGCAACATGCTCGGCTTCACCGGCACGTACCGGGGCCGGCGCATCTCCGTCCAGGGCACCGGCATGGGCCAGCCGTCGATCTCCATCTACGTGCACGAGCTGCTCGCCGAGTACGGCGCGAAGACGCTCGTGCGGGTCGGGTCGTGCGGCGGGCTGCTGGCCGACGTCGCCATCCGCGACCTCGTCATCGGCATCTCCGCGGCGACCGACTCCTCGATCAACGCGCTGGCCTTCGACGGCTTCCACTACGCCCCGGCGGCGGACTTCTCGCTGGTCCGGGCCTACGTCGAGAAGGCCGAGGCGGCCGGCGCGAGGTACCACGTCGGGCAGCTGTTCAGCACCGACTCCTTCTACCACGCCCGCCCCGAACTGCGGGACCGGCTGACCGAGTACGGCGTCATGGCGGTCGAGATGGAGGCGGCGGCGCTCTACACGCTGGCCGCGAAGTTCGGCGCGCGGGCCATGGCGGTCTGCACGGTCAGCGACAACCTCGTCACCGGCGAGGAGACGTCGGCCGATGAGCGCGAGCGGACGTTCGCGCAGATGGTCGAGCTGGCGCTGGACGCCGTCGCGGCGTGA
- a CDS encoding ATP-dependent DNA helicase UvrD2, with the protein MRASDVLAGLDPEQRAVASALSGPVCVIAGAGTGKTRAITHRIAHGVHTGAFDPRRTLAVTFTTRAAGEMRGRLRALGAEGVQARTFHSAALRQARYFWPQITGVDLPEISRSKLPIVGSAASRCRVPTDRTVLRDLASEIEWAKVSNVLPEAYVTAAAAAHREVGNVDPESVSKVYAAYEDLKTDRNVLDMEDILLAAVGLLAGQPGVAQQIRSQYHHFVVDEYQDVSPVQQKLLDLWMGDRNDVCVVGDPAQTIYSFAGAQPDYLVGFPQRFPGATVVRLFRDYRSTPEVVGVANAVLRAAREAHQGVVLEAQRPAGPKPAFVEHPDELAEAAWVAGQIAKLVANGTPQREIAVLFRVNAQSEAYEQALADAGVAYVVRGAERFFDRGEVRQAAMLLRAAIRTADGAPDAPDAAAATSAILSTVGWSATPPAGGGAARERWESLAALVSLAEEVVAAKPGAGLTDVVDELEARATAQHAPVADGVTLSSLHSAKGLEWDAVFVVGCHEGTLPLSYAETPAQIEEERRLLYVGVTRAREHLSVSWSLARQPGGRGNRRPSRFLDGVRPGGGARSDQRAERGPGGKSRRSGAQARCRVCGAPLADAVDRKLGRCGSCPSSMDDALFERLRAWRLERSQEQKVPAYVVFTDATLIAIAETTPVNETQLAAIPGVGRTKLDRYGDDVLELCREVQKESPLK; encoded by the coding sequence ATGCGCGCATCCGACGTCCTCGCCGGCCTCGATCCCGAGCAGCGAGCGGTCGCCTCCGCGCTCAGTGGGCCGGTCTGCGTCATCGCCGGCGCGGGCACCGGGAAGACCCGCGCCATCACCCACCGCATCGCCCACGGCGTGCACACCGGCGCGTTCGACCCGCGCCGCACGCTCGCCGTCACGTTCACCACCCGGGCGGCGGGCGAGATGCGCGGCCGGCTGCGCGCGCTCGGCGCCGAGGGCGTCCAGGCGCGCACGTTCCACTCCGCGGCGCTGCGTCAGGCCCGGTACTTCTGGCCGCAGATCACCGGCGTCGACCTGCCCGAGATCAGCCGCAGCAAGCTGCCCATCGTCGGCTCGGCCGCGTCGCGCTGCCGGGTGCCCACCGACCGCACGGTGCTGCGCGACCTCGCGTCCGAGATCGAGTGGGCGAAGGTCAGCAACGTGCTGCCCGAGGCGTACGTCACAGCCGCCGCGGCCGCGCATCGCGAGGTCGGCAACGTCGACCCCGAGTCCGTCTCCAAGGTCTACGCCGCGTACGAGGACCTCAAGACCGACCGCAACGTCCTCGACATGGAGGACATCCTGCTGGCCGCCGTGGGTCTGCTGGCCGGGCAGCCAGGCGTGGCCCAGCAGATCCGGTCGCAGTACCACCACTTCGTCGTCGACGAGTACCAGGACGTCTCGCCGGTCCAGCAGAAGCTGCTCGACCTGTGGATGGGCGACCGCAACGACGTCTGCGTCGTCGGCGACCCCGCCCAGACCATCTACTCCTTCGCCGGCGCTCAGCCCGACTACCTCGTCGGGTTCCCGCAGCGCTTCCCCGGCGCCACCGTCGTGCGGCTGTTCCGCGACTACCGGTCCACGCCCGAGGTGGTCGGCGTCGCCAACGCGGTGCTGCGCGCCGCGCGCGAGGCGCACCAGGGCGTCGTCCTCGAGGCGCAGCGCCCGGCCGGCCCGAAGCCGGCGTTCGTCGAGCACCCCGACGAGCTGGCCGAGGCCGCGTGGGTGGCCGGCCAGATCGCCAAGCTGGTCGCCAACGGCACGCCGCAACGCGAGATCGCCGTGCTGTTCCGGGTCAACGCGCAGTCCGAGGCGTACGAGCAGGCGCTGGCCGATGCCGGCGTCGCCTACGTCGTCCGCGGCGCCGAGCGGTTCTTCGACCGCGGCGAGGTGCGCCAGGCGGCCATGCTGCTGCGCGCCGCCATCCGCACGGCCGACGGCGCGCCCGACGCCCCCGACGCCGCCGCGGCCACGTCCGCCATCCTCAGCACGGTCGGCTGGTCGGCCACGCCGCCGGCCGGTGGCGGCGCCGCCCGCGAGCGCTGGGAGTCGCTGGCGGCACTGGTGTCGCTGGCCGAGGAGGTCGTCGCGGCCAAGCCCGGCGCCGGGCTGACCGACGTCGTCGACGAGCTCGAGGCGCGGGCCACGGCCCAGCACGCCCCGGTCGCCGACGGCGTCACGCTCTCGTCGCTGCACTCCGCCAAGGGCCTCGAGTGGGACGCCGTCTTCGTCGTCGGCTGCCACGAGGGCACGCTGCCGCTGAGCTACGCCGAGACGCCCGCGCAGATCGAGGAAGAGCGCCGGCTGCTCTACGTCGGCGTCACCCGTGCCCGCGAGCACCTGTCCGTGTCGTGGTCGCTGGCCCGCCAGCCCGGCGGCCGCGGCAACCGCCGGCCCAGCCGGTTCCTCGACGGCGTCCGGCCCGGTGGCGGCGCGCGCAGCGACCAGCGGGCCGAGCGCGGGCCGGGCGGGAAGAGCCGCCGCTCCGGCGCGCAGGCTCGCTGCCGGGTCTGCGGCGCGCCGCTGGCCGACGCCGTCGACCGCAAGCTCGGCCGGTGCGGCAGCTGCCCGTCGTCGATGGACGACGCGTTGTTCGAACGGCTGCGCGCGTGGCGGCTGGAGCGGTCGCAGGAGCAGAAGGTGCCGGCCTACGTCGTGTTCACCGACGCCACGCTGATCGCCATCGCCGAGACCACGCCGGTCAACGAGACCCAGCTCGCGGCCATTCCGGGGGTCGGGCGCACGAAGCTGGACCGCTACGGCGACGACGTCTTGGAGCTGTGCCGGGAAGTCCAGAAAGAATCACCGTTAAAATAG
- a CDS encoding WhiB family transcriptional regulator, with protein sequence MMLTSVLDRAVVADESIPCRKDPELWFAESPADVEDAKQLCRECPVREQCLAGAMDRAEPWGVWGGELFVSGVIVARKRPRGRPRKNEIAA encoded by the coding sequence ATGATGCTGACCAGCGTTCTCGACCGGGCCGTAGTGGCCGACGAGTCCATTCCGTGCCGGAAGGACCCGGAGCTGTGGTTCGCCGAGTCGCCGGCTGACGTCGAAGACGCCAAGCAACTGTGCCGGGAGTGCCCCGTGCGGGAGCAGTGCCTCGCCGGCGCGATGGACCGGGCCGAGCCCTGGGGCGTGTGGGGCGGAGAGCTCTTCGTCTCCGGGGTCATCGTGGCGCGCAAGCGGCCGCGTGGCCGGCCCCGTAAGAACGAGATCGCGGCGTAG